In Labilithrix sp., a single genomic region encodes these proteins:
- the mutL gene encoding DNA mismatch repair endonuclease MutL has protein sequence MGRIHKLPDELANQIAAGEVVERPASVVKELLENALDAGATRVTVDVESGGTALVRVVDDGDGMTPADAALALERHATSKIHALADLFRLGTFGFRGEALPSIGSVSKLTLRTRPKDASEAHEIVVEGGRTVATRPAGGATGTTIEVRELFFNVPARRKFLKATATESAHVGEVVLGAALARPDVTFTLSRDGRIVREYLRAPSRAERARAASSGENLAHVTAERGPIRIEAMLAAPERARSGATGLALLVNGRPVRDRQLARAVAHAYGSVLDSGRYPVGVVWIDLPPELVDVNVHPQKAEVRFTDARGVFDAVTRELHAVLAHTFQLPDAGGSPYAHLGARAREARFELPTLQALGQIAQRVLDDQSAAGATVAPPTTLPRPEPIPIPVPAENLFLAERTSTGAGAGLYATLRFVGQVHGTYLLCEGEDGLYILDQHAAAERVTFDRLRRAHASRALPTQRLLVAEIVELPPADVAALEENADEVLRLGVELRAVGDGAVAVHALPALLKKPDPARVVRDLASELGKSGGRAFGDALDLVLATMACHGSIRAGDAIAPEEVKALLFALDAVDFGGHCPHGRPVVMRLPWNELERRVGR, from the coding sequence GTGGGGCGGATCCACAAGCTTCCTGACGAGCTCGCCAACCAGATCGCCGCCGGTGAGGTCGTCGAACGACCCGCCAGCGTGGTGAAGGAGCTCCTCGAGAACGCCCTCGACGCGGGCGCGACGCGCGTCACGGTCGACGTCGAGAGCGGCGGCACCGCGCTCGTCCGCGTCGTCGACGATGGCGACGGGATGACGCCCGCCGACGCCGCGCTCGCGCTCGAGCGCCACGCGACGAGCAAGATCCACGCGCTCGCGGACCTCTTCCGCCTCGGCACCTTCGGCTTCCGCGGCGAGGCGCTGCCGAGCATCGGGTCCGTCTCGAAGCTCACGCTGCGGACGCGCCCCAAGGACGCGAGCGAGGCCCACGAGATCGTGGTCGAGGGCGGGCGCACCGTCGCGACGCGGCCCGCCGGCGGCGCGACCGGCACGACGATCGAGGTGCGCGAGCTCTTCTTCAACGTCCCCGCGCGGCGCAAGTTCCTCAAGGCGACCGCGACCGAGAGCGCGCACGTGGGCGAGGTCGTCCTCGGCGCGGCGCTCGCGCGGCCCGACGTCACGTTCACCCTCTCGCGCGACGGCCGCATCGTGCGCGAGTACCTGCGCGCTCCTTCCCGCGCCGAGCGCGCGCGCGCGGCGAGCTCCGGCGAGAACCTCGCCCACGTCACGGCGGAGCGCGGACCGATCCGGATCGAGGCGATGCTCGCCGCGCCCGAACGCGCGCGCTCGGGCGCGACCGGCCTCGCGCTGCTCGTGAACGGGAGGCCGGTGCGCGATCGCCAGCTCGCGCGCGCGGTCGCGCACGCTTACGGGTCGGTCCTCGACAGCGGTCGCTACCCCGTCGGCGTCGTGTGGATCGATCTCCCGCCCGAGCTCGTCGACGTGAACGTGCATCCGCAGAAGGCGGAGGTCCGCTTCACCGACGCGCGCGGCGTGTTCGACGCGGTCACGCGCGAGCTCCACGCCGTCCTCGCGCACACCTTCCAGCTCCCCGACGCCGGCGGCAGCCCCTACGCGCACCTCGGCGCCCGCGCGCGCGAGGCCCGCTTCGAGCTGCCGACGCTGCAAGCGCTCGGACAGATCGCGCAGCGCGTGCTCGACGACCAGAGCGCGGCCGGCGCCACGGTGGCGCCGCCGACGACGCTGCCGCGGCCGGAGCCGATCCCGATCCCGGTGCCGGCCGAGAACCTCTTCCTCGCGGAGCGAACGAGCACGGGCGCCGGCGCGGGCCTCTACGCGACGCTCCGCTTCGTGGGGCAGGTGCACGGGACGTACCTGCTCTGCGAGGGAGAAGATGGACTCTACATCCTCGACCAACACGCCGCCGCGGAGCGCGTCACCTTCGATCGGCTGCGGCGCGCGCACGCGAGCCGCGCGCTGCCGACGCAGCGGCTCCTCGTCGCCGAGATCGTCGAGCTGCCGCCGGCCGACGTCGCCGCGCTCGAGGAGAACGCGGACGAGGTGCTGCGCCTCGGCGTCGAGCTGCGCGCGGTCGGCGACGGCGCGGTCGCGGTGCACGCGCTGCCCGCGCTGCTCAAGAAGCCCGATCCCGCGCGGGTGGTGCGTGACCTCGCGAGCGAGCTCGGCAAGAGCGGCGGGCGCGCGTTCGGCGACGCGCTCGATCTCGTCCTCGCGACGATGGCGTGCCACGGCTCGATCCGCGCCGGCGACGCGATCGCGCCCGAGGAGGTGAAGGCGCTCCTCTTCGCGCTCGACGCGGTCGACTTCGGCGGACACTGCCCGCACGGACGTCCCGTCGTCATGCGCCTCCCGTGGAACGAGCTGGAGCGACGTGTCGGCCGCTGA
- a CDS encoding HEAT repeat domain-containing protein: MRAPLLSRALVLAAVLAASSSFAAPPKPAPKGDVGAAVTKLKSGDENQIRAGLDDLRILGPAAGAGAGEVSNLLNKGLNDVLTQQAIDTLGDIESPDGSAVLALYASHRNVSLRRAAVKALTRTKGAAAATALRKALGDQDAQVRGVAASGLGGLKAKDAVGDLFTALDHKVVEAAASIGQLCSPEQCEQLAAKIGKLPFDVVTGGLDQVLFRPANDISDDAKIKVLGRIRELGTGEANRYLKDVQSRLPKEASARIKQAVDQAVKATSGGSQ, encoded by the coding sequence ATGCGCGCTCCTCTCCTTTCACGAGCCCTCGTCCTCGCGGCTGTCCTTGCTGCGTCGTCGAGCTTCGCCGCCCCTCCCAAGCCCGCGCCGAAGGGCGACGTCGGCGCCGCGGTCACCAAGCTCAAATCCGGGGACGAGAACCAGATTCGAGCCGGGCTCGACGACCTCCGCATCCTCGGGCCCGCCGCGGGCGCGGGCGCGGGCGAGGTCTCGAACCTGCTCAACAAGGGCCTGAACGACGTCCTGACGCAGCAGGCGATCGACACCCTCGGCGACATCGAGTCGCCCGACGGCAGCGCCGTCCTCGCGCTCTACGCGTCGCACCGCAACGTGTCGCTCCGTCGCGCCGCGGTGAAGGCGCTCACGCGGACGAAGGGGGCCGCCGCCGCGACCGCGCTGCGGAAGGCGCTCGGCGATCAGGACGCGCAGGTGCGCGGCGTCGCCGCCTCCGGGCTCGGCGGGCTGAAGGCGAAGGACGCGGTGGGCGATCTCTTCACCGCGCTCGATCACAAAGTGGTGGAGGCCGCGGCCTCGATCGGTCAGCTCTGTAGCCCCGAGCAGTGCGAGCAGCTCGCGGCCAAGATCGGCAAGCTCCCGTTCGACGTCGTGACCGGCGGCCTCGATCAGGTGCTCTTCCGCCCTGCGAACGACATCTCGGACGACGCCAAGATCAAGGTCCTCGGTCGCATCCGCGAGCTCGGCACCGGCGAGGCGAACCGCTACCTGAAGGACGTGCAGAGCCGGCTCCCGAAGGAGGCCTCGGCGCGCATCAAACAAGCGGTCGACCAGGCAGTGAAGGCGACGTCGGGAGGTTCCCAATGA
- a CDS encoding S8 family serine peptidase, producing MPLLGKKALAAALACAAVLVLDRGPARSEDKAPVVPSAPRVVRGSPVGVGLLDALGRHARSGLAPENGRIGALVGLPQGTNAKDLGLEHVATGIGRLRGSPERIRAFSDRHPDLLLEMAPPLHTLNDRANLFVRANQARSTRGATGAGVMVGVADTGLDVAHPDFRNEDGTTRVKWLLDLSLPPRGTHRALEERYGIQDDDGVIIRGAVFSERELNLGLEAMRLNVCDESKGVLCVPTDDVGHGTHVTGTAVARSIDGTPYGGIAQRADIVSVRVSSSDSIQEDLLVTAVEFMFDRADFEKKPMVVNISLGSDFGPHDGSFLWEKAIASYVGPEHPGHSIIVAAGNSGTIAEMPIHQSVYVSEGTPMLVPIRTRGAANGQVQVWITLRPGANMTIGLDGPDGTWIPPVERGRQDAKNTADYNAGIIYGSNLPNSPIGPDSNGAVVVWAGKWPAGDYNIRLEGKGVAELYMEGIGDVALGTERQATFTSAVREGTINLPATHPSIIGVGCTVNRPSWTSISGAEVALRQPVLDREGGLPIRRAITDQAPSAALRELYDGEVCWFSSSGPNAAGVPKPEIAAPGAVIVSAMSRDAQPGRPGSVFSTSVCPKNKDGADDRKCLQIDENHGIAEGTSMSSPIVAGVVALLLEVDPTLTQDKILALLQAGAHRYRTRTAFDDYAGPGEVDAMGSLDALDRMRDPASIMPALEQSWIALSSDWVAADGSTPLSAIVELRTADGEHRGDFFDSTRLQASVLVDGKPVTPAPAITRRGPGVWIYSWTPPPGLGGSRASFGASFDGAAIVAPKALPIGTDRWSAMYPSQASGSGCGVARGAYGAPPWGAALALALLALIVLRRS from the coding sequence ATGCCTTTGCTTGGGAAGAAGGCGCTGGCCGCCGCTCTCGCCTGCGCCGCCGTCCTCGTGCTCGACCGCGGACCCGCGCGCTCCGAGGACAAAGCTCCCGTCGTCCCTTCGGCGCCGCGCGTCGTGCGCGGCTCGCCGGTCGGCGTCGGCCTGCTCGACGCGCTCGGCCGGCACGCGCGGAGCGGCCTCGCGCCGGAGAACGGTCGGATCGGCGCGCTCGTCGGCCTCCCGCAGGGGACGAACGCGAAGGACCTCGGGCTCGAGCACGTCGCCACCGGCATCGGTCGCCTCCGCGGGAGCCCGGAGCGCATTCGCGCGTTCTCGGATCGACACCCCGATCTCCTCCTCGAGATGGCGCCGCCGCTCCACACCTTGAACGATCGCGCGAACCTCTTCGTGCGCGCGAACCAGGCGCGGAGCACGCGCGGCGCGACCGGCGCCGGCGTGATGGTCGGCGTCGCCGACACGGGGCTCGACGTCGCGCATCCGGACTTCCGCAACGAAGACGGGACCACGCGCGTGAAGTGGCTCCTCGATCTCTCGCTCCCGCCGCGCGGCACCCACCGCGCGCTCGAGGAGCGGTACGGGATCCAGGACGACGACGGCGTCATCATCCGCGGCGCGGTCTTCAGCGAGCGCGAGCTGAACCTCGGCCTCGAGGCGATGCGGCTCAACGTGTGCGACGAGTCGAAGGGGGTCCTCTGCGTCCCGACCGACGACGTCGGTCACGGCACGCACGTGACCGGCACCGCCGTCGCGCGCTCGATCGACGGCACGCCATACGGCGGCATCGCGCAGCGCGCCGACATCGTCTCGGTGCGCGTCTCGTCCTCGGACTCGATCCAGGAGGACCTCCTCGTCACCGCCGTAGAGTTCATGTTCGACCGCGCCGACTTCGAGAAGAAGCCGATGGTCGTGAACATCTCGCTCGGGAGCGACTTCGGCCCGCACGACGGCTCGTTCCTCTGGGAGAAGGCGATCGCGTCGTACGTCGGCCCCGAGCACCCGGGGCACTCCATCATCGTCGCGGCCGGCAACTCCGGGACGATCGCGGAGATGCCGATCCACCAGAGCGTCTACGTGTCCGAGGGCACGCCGATGCTCGTCCCGATCCGCACGCGCGGCGCGGCGAACGGTCAGGTGCAGGTGTGGATCACGCTGCGCCCCGGCGCGAACATGACGATCGGCCTCGACGGACCCGACGGGACGTGGATCCCTCCGGTGGAGCGCGGCCGCCAGGACGCGAAGAACACGGCCGACTACAACGCTGGGATCATCTACGGCTCGAACCTGCCGAACAGCCCGATCGGCCCCGACTCGAACGGCGCGGTCGTGGTGTGGGCGGGCAAGTGGCCCGCCGGTGACTACAACATCCGGCTCGAGGGCAAGGGCGTCGCCGAGCTCTACATGGAGGGCATCGGCGACGTCGCGCTCGGGACCGAGCGGCAGGCGACGTTCACGAGCGCGGTCCGCGAAGGGACGATCAACCTGCCCGCGACGCACCCGTCGATCATCGGCGTCGGCTGCACGGTGAACCGTCCGAGCTGGACGTCGATCTCGGGCGCGGAGGTCGCGCTGCGCCAGCCGGTGCTCGATCGCGAGGGCGGGCTCCCGATCCGGCGCGCGATCACGGACCAGGCGCCGTCGGCGGCGCTGCGCGAGCTCTACGACGGCGAGGTGTGCTGGTTCTCGAGCAGCGGCCCCAACGCGGCGGGCGTGCCGAAGCCGGAGATCGCGGCGCCGGGCGCGGTCATCGTCTCCGCGATGAGCCGCGACGCGCAGCCCGGCCGCCCGGGGAGCGTGTTCTCGACGTCGGTCTGTCCGAAGAACAAGGACGGCGCCGACGATCGCAAGTGCCTCCAGATCGACGAAAACCACGGCATCGCGGAGGGCACCTCGATGTCCTCGCCGATCGTCGCCGGCGTCGTGGCGCTCCTCCTCGAGGTCGATCCCACGCTGACGCAGGACAAGATCCTCGCGCTGCTCCAGGCCGGCGCGCATCGCTACCGCACGCGCACCGCGTTCGACGACTACGCGGGGCCGGGGGAGGTCGACGCGATGGGCTCGCTCGACGCGCTCGATCGGATGCGGGATCCGGCTTCGATTATGCCCGCGCTCGAGCAGAGCTGGATCGCGCTCTCCTCCGACTGGGTCGCGGCCGACGGCTCGACGCCGCTCTCGGCGATCGTGGAGCTGCGCACCGCCGACGGCGAGCACCGCGGAGACTTCTTCGACTCGACGCGCCTCCAGGCGTCGGTGCTCGTCGACGGCAAGCCGGTCACGCCGGCGCCGGCGATCACGCGGCGTGGTCCCGGGGTGTGGATCTATTCGTGGACGCCGCCGCCGGGCCTCGGCGGCTCGCGCGCGTCGTTCGGCGCGAGCTTCGACGGCGCCGCGATCGTCGCGCCGAAGGCGCTGCCGATCGGGACCGATCGCTGGAGCGCGATGTACCCGAGCCAGGCGAGCGGCTCGGGGTGTGGGGTCGCGCGCGGAGCGTACGGCGCGCCGCCGTGGGGCGCGGCGCTCGCGCTCGCCTTACTGGCGCTCATCGTTCTTCGGCGATCGTGA
- the miaA gene encoding tRNA (adenosine(37)-N6)-dimethylallyltransferase MiaA, with translation MSAAERAIAIAESAELLCIVGPTGSGKTDLAIEVCAAVGGEVVSADSVQVYRGFDVGSGKPSLAERAATPHHLVDTHAPDDAIDATTFAELADAAIADVRARGKTPIVVGGTFFWVRALVLGLVDAPRADPEVRARHQAIADERGRAALHAELAKVDPASAARLHENDLVRVSRALEVFELSGRTMSSLQAEHGFKNKRIDARLVGLLHTPEELTDRIARRVDAWLAGGWIEEVRALVAAGHERSRAMGSVGYAEVAAHLRGELSREELRDAIVRSTRVFARKQRTWLNHADVEWLEG, from the coding sequence GTGTCGGCCGCTGAGCGCGCGATCGCGATCGCCGAGAGCGCCGAGCTCCTCTGCATCGTCGGACCGACCGGGAGCGGCAAGACCGACCTCGCGATCGAGGTCTGCGCGGCCGTGGGCGGCGAGGTGGTCTCCGCCGACAGCGTGCAGGTCTACCGCGGCTTCGACGTCGGCTCCGGCAAGCCCAGTCTCGCCGAGCGCGCGGCGACGCCGCATCACCTCGTCGACACACACGCGCCCGACGACGCGATCGACGCGACCACGTTCGCCGAGCTCGCCGACGCCGCGATCGCGGACGTGCGCGCGCGCGGGAAGACGCCGATCGTCGTCGGCGGCACGTTCTTCTGGGTACGCGCGCTCGTGCTCGGCCTCGTCGACGCGCCGCGCGCCGATCCCGAGGTGCGCGCGCGCCACCAGGCGATCGCGGACGAGCGCGGCCGCGCGGCGCTCCACGCGGAGCTCGCGAAGGTCGACCCCGCCTCGGCGGCGCGGCTGCACGAGAACGACCTCGTGCGCGTGAGCCGCGCGCTCGAGGTCTTCGAGCTGTCGGGTCGAACGATGTCGTCGCTGCAGGCAGAGCACGGCTTCAAGAACAAGCGCATCGACGCGCGGCTCGTGGGCTTGCTGCACACGCCGGAGGAGCTCACCGATCGCATCGCACGCCGCGTCGACGCGTGGCTCGCCGGGGGCTGGATCGAGGAGGTCCGCGCCCTCGTCGCGGCGGGCCACGAGCGCTCCCGCGCGATGGGCTCGGTCGGCTACGCCGAGGTCGCCGCCCACCTCCGCGGCGAGCTCTCACGCGAAGAGCTACGCGACGCGATCGTCCGCTCCACCCGCGTGTTCGCGCGCAAGCAGCGGACATGGCTGAACCACGCCGACGTCGAGTGGTTGGAAGGATGA
- a CDS encoding acyl-CoA carboxylase subunit beta has product MPQDEKLKETLSRVEKGGAPKYHAKNAESGKLFARERIAKLVDAGSFVEDAALANNLDAELPADGVVTGTATVDGRTVCIMANDSTVKAGSWGRRTVEKILRIQETARDLEVPLFYLVDSAGARITDQIEMFPGRRGAGRIFYNQVQLSGQIPQVCILFGPSAAGGAYIPAFCDVVIMVEGNASMYLGSPRMAEMVIGEKVTLEEMGGAKMHCSVSGCGDVLAKSEDEAIAWAKRYVGYLPLRAGEEPPKVEAKAPKASGKRIEEIVPADENKAFDMMAVIHEIIDEGSWCEIKQLFAREILTGFARIEGRVVGVVANQPKWLGGVLFVDSADKAARFIWLCDAFNVPLLYLADVPGFMIGTKVERQGIIRAGAKMIAAVSEASVPKISVVVRKAYGAGLYAMCGPAFEPDACLALGSASIAVMGPQAAVNAVYYNKIQEVPAGPERDAYVAKLRDEYRADIDLMKLAGELVIDAVIPGDRLRAELSSRFARYAAKREPRPAKKHLVPPV; this is encoded by the coding sequence ATGCCGCAAGACGAAAAGCTCAAGGAGACCCTCTCGCGCGTCGAGAAGGGTGGCGCCCCCAAGTACCACGCGAAGAACGCGGAGAGCGGGAAGCTCTTCGCGCGCGAGCGCATCGCGAAGCTCGTCGACGCGGGATCGTTCGTCGAGGACGCGGCGCTCGCGAACAACCTTGACGCCGAGCTCCCCGCCGACGGCGTCGTCACCGGCACCGCGACGGTCGACGGCCGCACCGTGTGCATCATGGCGAACGACTCCACGGTGAAGGCCGGCTCGTGGGGCCGCCGCACGGTCGAGAAGATCCTCCGCATCCAGGAGACCGCGCGCGACCTCGAGGTGCCGCTCTTCTACCTCGTCGACTCCGCCGGCGCGCGCATCACCGATCAGATCGAGATGTTCCCCGGCCGCCGTGGCGCGGGCCGCATCTTCTACAACCAGGTCCAGCTCAGCGGGCAGATCCCGCAGGTCTGCATCCTCTTCGGGCCGTCGGCCGCGGGCGGCGCGTACATCCCCGCGTTCTGCGACGTCGTCATCATGGTCGAGGGCAACGCGAGCATGTACCTCGGCTCGCCGCGCATGGCCGAGATGGTCATCGGCGAGAAGGTGACGCTCGAGGAGATGGGCGGCGCGAAGATGCACTGCTCGGTGTCCGGCTGCGGCGACGTGCTCGCGAAGAGCGAGGACGAGGCGATCGCGTGGGCGAAGCGCTACGTCGGCTACCTGCCGCTCCGCGCCGGCGAAGAGCCGCCCAAGGTCGAGGCGAAGGCGCCGAAGGCGAGCGGGAAGAGGATCGAGGAGATCGTCCCCGCCGACGAGAACAAGGCCTTCGACATGATGGCCGTCATCCACGAGATCATCGACGAAGGCTCGTGGTGCGAGATCAAGCAGCTCTTCGCGCGCGAGATCCTCACCGGCTTCGCGCGGATCGAAGGGCGCGTCGTCGGCGTCGTCGCGAACCAGCCGAAGTGGCTCGGCGGCGTCCTCTTCGTCGACTCCGCCGACAAGGCCGCGCGCTTCATCTGGCTCTGCGACGCGTTCAACGTGCCGCTGCTCTACCTCGCCGACGTCCCTGGCTTCATGATCGGCACGAAGGTCGAGCGGCAAGGGATCATCCGCGCCGGCGCGAAGATGATCGCGGCGGTGAGCGAGGCGTCGGTCCCGAAGATCAGCGTCGTCGTGCGCAAGGCGTACGGCGCCGGGCTCTACGCGATGTGCGGGCCTGCGTTCGAGCCCGACGCGTGCCTCGCGCTCGGGTCGGCGTCGATCGCAGTGATGGGACCGCAGGCCGCCGTCAATGCGGTCTATTACAACAAGATCCAGGAGGTCCCGGCCGGACCGGAGCGCGACGCCTACGTCGCGAAGCTCCGCGACGAGTACAGAGCCGACATCGACCTGATGAAGCTCGCGGGCGAGCTCGTCATCGACGCGGTGATCCCCGGCGATCGCCTCAGGGCAGAGCTCTCTTCCCGCTTCGCGCGCTACGCCGCGAAGCGCGAGCCGCGCCCGGCAAAGAAGCATCTCGTCCCCCCCGTGTGA